Proteins from a single region of Osmerus eperlanus chromosome 26, fOsmEpe2.1, whole genome shotgun sequence:
- the LOC134012885 gene encoding C2 calcium-dependent domain-containing protein 4C — MWVLEKIRGSVETNVLRHTENGDKQGKTPMYSNVLTPDKIPDFFIPPKLVSFAPEPEPPDVKPKELLRPSASEQSIASSGKKINSPRSPRLVSKLAGDTKNLLRAANRHIIQIETADDVVAGDTNADPQSQTAMSLPYVPKTQTSYGFATLMESPHTRRKESLFHCDHASPVTSPNAQRKSQGKSAGGGGGENHLNPPDFNSSHINPYRYFSGGESDTCSSAESSPFSSPLLSRSASLLKVFTHETQAKVVKAKRTFARHSSLSTDECSSAEPSPNVPRRLHSPSLHGGGGGGAEPGAERLHREHTVNLHKGGTVRLSAEYDGGTSRLRVRVLAAKDLYDKLVDIKSIHCCVSLYLSPGKQQKQRSTIIKNSRNPIFNEDFFFDGVAAAQVKTLALKIKVVNKGTSLKRDTLLGEREVPLGKLLSGV; from the coding sequence ATGTGGGTTCTGGAGAAGATCCGCGGTTCCGTGGAGACCAACGTGCTGCGACACACTGAGAACGGAGACAAGCAGGGCAAGACCCCGATGTACAGCAACGTCCTCACCCCGGACAAGATCCCCGACTTCTTCATCCCCCCCAAGCTGGTCAGCTTCGCTCCAGAGCCAGAGCCCCCTGACGTCAAGCCCAAGGAGCTCCTGCGTCCGTCCGCCTCGGAGCAGTCCATCGCCAGCAGCGGCAAGAAGATCAACAGCCCCCGCAGCCCTCGCCTGGTCAGCAAGCTGGCCGGAGACACCAAGAACCTGCTGAGGGCCGCTAACCGTCACATCATCCAGATAGAGACCGCCGATGACGTGGTAGCGGGGGACACCAACGCAGACCCCCAGTCCCAGACGGCCATGTCCCTGCCCTACGTCCCCAAGACCCAGACGTCCTACGGCTTTGCCACCCTGATGGAGAGCCCCCACACACGCCGGAAGGAGTCCCTGTTCCACTGCGACCACGCCAGCCCCGTGACCTCGCCCAACGCCCAGAGGAAGAGCCAGGGCAAGAGCgcgggcggcggcggcggcgagaACCACCTGAACCCCCCGGATTTCAACTCCTCCCACATCAACCCCTACCGCTACTTCAGCGGCGGCGAGAGCGACACCTGCTCCTCGGCCGAGTCGTCGCCCTTCAGCTCCCCGCTGCTGTCGCGCTCCGCCTCCCTGCTGAAGGTCTTCACCCACGAGACGCAGGCCAAGGTGGTGAAGGCCAAGCGCACCTTCGCCCGCCACAGCTCCCTCTCCACGGACGAGTGCAGCTCGGCCGAGCCCAGCCCCAACGTCCCCCGGCGCCTCCACTCCCCGTCCCTccacggcggcggcggcggcggggcGGAGCCCGGGGCGGAGCGCCTGCACCGCGAGCACACCGTCAACCTGCACAAGGGCGGCACGGTGCGGCTGAGTGCCGAGTACGACGGCGGGACGTCGCGGCTGCGCGTCCGCGTGCTGGCGGCCAAGGACCTCTACGACAAGCTGGTGGACATCAAGAGCATCCACTGCTGCGTGTCGCTCTACCTCAGCCCGGGCAAGCAGCAGAAGCAGAGGAGCACCATCATCAAGAACAGCCGCAACCCCATCTTCAACGAGGACTTCTTCTTCGACGGCGTGGCCGCCGCCCAGGTGAAGACGCTGGCGCTGAAGATCAAAGTGGTGAACAAGGGCACCAGCCTGAAGAGGGACACcttgctgggggagagagaggttcctCTGGGGAAGCTGCTGTCCGGGGTGTAG